A segment of the Asinibacterium sp. OR53 genome:
AGAAAAGTGGAACTCAGACTGGAGCTGGAACTCAGCGCTACCGCCGATCAACTGGCGAGTCTAACGCCGGCTATCAAAAACATCCTGCAAAAGCCCGAAATAGAAAACAAAGTGGTGTACCTGATGGATACGGGCAAGAATGCACATATCATGGCAGTGGATTATTTCTCTACCATGGAACAGCCCATAGAAGATTTTTTCCGCATGCGCGAACAGGTGAACCTGGAAGTGATTGGGCTGCTCGAAAAAAATGGCATTGGTCTGGCTGCTTCATCAACCGATGTGGTGGTGCATAACAACAAAAACAACGCCTGATATCAAAGGGTTGCTTTCAGTTCCAGCAAGAAAGATTTGAATTTGGTCAATGATTGCACCAACTGGGTTTGGGTATCTACTTTCTTTTTATTGGTCTTGAGGTAATTACGTGCACCGGCAATCGAAAACTTACGCTGGCGCAGCAGGTAATAAATAAGTTGCAGGTTCCTGATGTCTTCCGCGCGGAATAAACGATCGCCTTTGCGGGTCTTGCGCGGTTGTAATATATCGAACTCGTTTTCCCAGTAACGCAAAAGCGAAGTATTTACATTGAACCAGCCGGCTACTTCACTGATGGAATAATAAAGTTTCTGTTTGAGGACTTCTTCATCGGGTACGTTGATGAGATCCACTTCACTGTCGATCTCCTTGAAAGATTTACGTCCTCTTTTACCGGTTGTTTTGGCTCTGGTAACAACAGGATGCGTTGAAGCGGGAACAGCTGCAACAGCTGGAACTGGGTCAGGAGCAACTGCAACAGGTAGTGCAGGCTCTTCTTTTTTAGGTGCAGCCTTCGGTTTGATCTTTACCACGATGCGCTCATCGGCAAAGACCACCGGCTCACTCGGAATGGCTTTTGGCTCTTCCGGCACAGGTACTATGGTCACTGGTTCTTCCATGACATCCTCCTCCATCACAGGGCTTTCCGGCATCGCCGAAAACATGTCTAATTGCAAAAGGTTCTTTCGCATGGTATAAAAGTACTACAACAAAATGTCAGCATATTGTTCAGCCTGGCATAAGTGGAAAAGATGTTAAGTATCTTGCAATAATATCCATCTC
Coding sequences within it:
- a CDS encoding MerR family transcriptional regulator; translated protein: MRKNLLQLDMFSAMPESPVMEEDVMEEPVTIVPVPEEPKAIPSEPVVFADERIVVKIKPKAAPKKEEPALPVAVAPDPVPAVAAVPASTHPVVTRAKTTGKRGRKSFKEIDSEVDLINVPDEEVLKQKLYYSISEVAGWFNVNTSLLRYWENEFDILQPRKTRKGDRLFRAEDIRNLQLIYYLLRQRKFSIAGARNYLKTNKKKVDTQTQLVQSLTKFKSFLLELKATL